One segment of Aquimarina sp. BL5 DNA contains the following:
- a CDS encoding AraC family transcriptional regulator, whose product MNSFGIIDLILFLGISQGIFLAITLQFLSNKNRSANFILSIILLISSIILIGRLYYFVFKESEFLARLGMVVDSSIYLFGPLLYLYVRRMVVSSKEKPVLRWVEFIPSGLHFIYVLWTFSLSRNEMLEMYYDGFFVIPYFIVEISIITVFTIYILKCFMLLRRFRLAEERVLSFHQEIYFYLIALVSVFSVLTFCWFLNLTITFGMGVYNLYFNYNVVWSCVPVIMYVVGFYSFKQPEIFRVPIFYPKKDLTRDRLGKDKIETLTSSLEHLLIVDKVYLNPNLTLRKLAAELKVSSNDLSWFLNKIHKCNFYEYINKYRLQEFIAKIQKGEHEQHTILALSFDSGFNSKSTFNKAFKTILEDTPSNYIKKMSSI is encoded by the coding sequence ATGAATTCATTTGGAATTATAGATTTAATATTGTTTTTAGGAATTAGTCAAGGCATTTTTCTCGCTATTACATTGCAATTTTTGTCAAATAAGAATCGCTCTGCAAATTTCATTTTGTCTATTATTCTATTGATTTCTTCTATTATACTAATTGGAAGACTGTATTATTTTGTTTTTAAGGAAAGTGAGTTTTTAGCTAGGTTAGGAATGGTTGTGGATAGCTCTATATATTTATTTGGACCACTATTGTATTTATACGTTAGACGAATGGTAGTTAGTTCTAAAGAGAAGCCTGTTCTAAGGTGGGTAGAGTTTATTCCATCGGGATTACATTTTATATATGTATTGTGGACGTTCAGTTTATCGAGAAATGAAATGTTAGAGATGTACTACGATGGTTTCTTCGTAATCCCATATTTTATTGTAGAAATTTCTATTATCACTGTATTTACAATTTATATATTGAAATGTTTCATGCTGTTACGAAGATTTCGATTAGCAGAAGAAAGAGTTCTATCTTTTCATCAAGAAATATATTTTTATCTCATAGCATTAGTATCGGTTTTTTCTGTTCTAACGTTTTGCTGGTTTTTAAATCTTACCATAACTTTTGGAATGGGTGTATATAACCTATATTTTAATTACAACGTTGTTTGGTCATGTGTTCCTGTAATAATGTATGTTGTAGGTTTTTATAGTTTTAAACAACCAGAAATTTTTAGAGTACCTATTTTTTATCCCAAAAAAGATCTAACCAGAGATAGGCTTGGGAAAGATAAAATCGAAACACTTACTAGTTCATTAGAGCATTTGTTAATTGTTGATAAAGTTTATCTGAATCCAAATCTTACCCTCAGAAAACTAGCTGCAGAACTAAAAGTATCTTCTAACGATTTATCGTGGTTTCTAAATAAAATACATAAGTGTAACTTTTACGAATACATCAATAAATATAGGTTACAAGAGTTCATCGCTAAGATCCAAAAAGGAGAACACGAGCAACATACTATTTTAGCATTGTCGTTTGATTCTGGATTTAATTCTAAATCAACTTTTAACAAAGCTTTTAAGACAATATTAGAAGATACACCTAGCAATTATATCAAAAAGATGTCCAGTATTTAA
- a CDS encoding aldo/keto reductase, producing MNYHKLGNSELKISEVSFGCMSLQEDLDITEKLIHQAFDKGINYFDTADLYQHGQNELMLGNAVKDFRDKVLIGTKVGNQPRKDGKGWDWNPSKEYIIKSVEESLRRLQTDYIDLYQLHGGTIDDPIDETIDAFEILKKEGKIRYYGISSIRPNVIREYVKRSNISSVMMQYSLLDRRPEESCLRLLKENNIGVLTRGSIAKGLLAGKSPTDYLNYTATEVKKTIDLVKNISKDNRSMCQTAIQFVLENISITSSVIGIRTEEQLLECVLASNAKRLSSEELILLHNNLKPNQYVNHL from the coding sequence ATGAACTATCATAAACTTGGTAATTCCGAATTGAAGATTAGTGAGGTGTCTTTTGGATGTATGTCTTTACAAGAAGATTTGGATATTACAGAAAAATTAATCCATCAGGCTTTTGATAAAGGAATTAATTATTTTGATACTGCTGATTTATATCAACATGGTCAAAACGAGTTAATGTTAGGCAATGCAGTTAAAGATTTTAGAGATAAGGTACTCATTGGAACAAAGGTTGGGAATCAACCGCGTAAAGACGGTAAGGGTTGGGACTGGAATCCTAGTAAGGAATATATCATAAAGTCGGTTGAAGAAAGTTTAAGAAGATTACAAACTGACTATATCGATCTTTATCAACTACATGGCGGTACTATTGACGACCCTATAGACGAAACTATAGATGCGTTTGAAATATTAAAAAAAGAAGGAAAAATAAGATACTACGGGATCTCTTCTATACGACCAAATGTGATTAGAGAATATGTAAAGCGGAGTAATATTTCTAGTGTAATGATGCAATACAGCCTCTTAGATAGAAGACCAGAAGAATCCTGTCTACGTTTATTAAAAGAAAATAATATTGGAGTACTGACAAGAGGATCCATAGCCAAAGGGTTATTGGCTGGAAAATCGCCAACAGACTATTTAAATTATACTGCTACAGAAGTAAAAAAGACCATTGACCTTGTGAAAAACATATCTAAAGATAATAGATCAATGTGCCAAACGGCTATTCAATTTGTATTAGAAAACATTTCTATAACTTCTTCAGTGATTGGTATTCGAACTGAAGAACAGTTACTGGAATGTGTGTTAGCTTCAAATGCTAAAAGATTGTCAAGTGAAGAATTAATATTGCTTCATAACAATCTGAAACCTAATCAATATGTGAATCATTTGTGA
- a CDS encoding LD-carboxypeptidase: protein MLKPDFIRKGDKIAIVSTARKIIKKEIDEAIEILKKWDLEPVIGDTIGLENNQFAGTDEERRLDFQKMLDDPEIKAIWCARGGYGTVRIIDLLDFSIFIKHPKWIIGYSDITVLHTHIHNFNIATIHAAMPVDIHKATEDSRKSLKSALFGKPKDYVIPVSKNNRSGNCKGTLIGGNLSILYALCGSVSSIDTKGKILCIEDLDEYLYHIDRMLQNLKRNGYFDELKGLIVGGMTKMHDNNISFGKNAKEIILDIVKGYDFPVVFDFPMGHIEDNRALVLGSEVSIEMSQDSVTLKYI, encoded by the coding sequence ATGTTGAAGCCTGATTTTATAAGAAAAGGAGATAAAATAGCTATAGTTTCTACTGCAAGAAAAATTATAAAAAAAGAAATTGATGAAGCCATTGAGATTTTAAAAAAATGGGATTTAGAACCCGTTATTGGTGACACCATTGGCTTAGAAAACAATCAATTTGCAGGAACCGATGAAGAGCGAAGGCTGGATTTTCAGAAGATGCTAGATGATCCCGAAATCAAAGCTATTTGGTGTGCACGAGGCGGTTATGGTACAGTAAGAATAATAGATTTGTTGGATTTTTCTATCTTCATAAAACATCCCAAGTGGATTATTGGATATTCTGATATTACGGTATTACACACTCATATTCATAATTTTAATATAGCTACGATACACGCAGCAATGCCTGTTGATATTCATAAAGCTACGGAAGACTCAAGAAAATCGTTAAAGAGTGCTTTATTTGGAAAACCCAAGGATTATGTCATTCCAGTTTCAAAAAATAATAGATCTGGAAACTGTAAGGGAACACTTATTGGTGGAAATTTGTCGATTTTATATGCTTTATGTGGCTCGGTCTCTTCTATAGATACCAAAGGTAAAATACTTTGTATCGAAGACCTAGATGAATATTTATACCATATTGATAGAATGTTACAGAATCTGAAACGTAATGGATATTTTGATGAATTAAAGGGGTTGATTGTTGGAGGTATGACCAAAATGCACGACAATAATATTTCTTTTGGAAAAAATGCTAAGGAAATTATATTAGATATTGTAAAAGGGTATGATTTTCCTGTGGTTTTTGATTTCCCGATGGGTCATATAGAAGATAATAGAGCATTAGTTCTAGGATCTGAAGTTTCTATAGAAATGAGTCAGGATTCCGTAACGCTTAAATATATTTAG
- a CDS encoding YraN family protein, with protein sequence MAEHNTLGKEGEKLAVAFLQKHGYNILETNYRYLKAEIDIIAQKGDTIIVVEVKTRSTPEFGDPQDFVKPKQIQLLVKAIDHYVVQNDLDVEVRFDIVAIIKNKLGTRIEHLEDAFYHF encoded by the coding sequence ATGGCAGAGCACAATACATTGGGCAAAGAAGGTGAAAAATTAGCAGTAGCGTTTTTACAGAAACATGGATATAATATTCTGGAAACGAATTATAGATACCTGAAAGCTGAAATTGATATTATTGCCCAAAAAGGAGATACTATTATAGTTGTAGAAGTAAAAACCAGAAGCACTCCCGAATTTGGAGATCCTCAGGATTTTGTAAAACCAAAACAAATACAGTTATTGGTAAAAGCAATTGATCATTATGTAGTGCAGAATGATCTGGATGTAGAAGTCCGTTTTGATATTGTTGCAATTATAAAGAATAAACTAGGAACTAGAATTGAACATCTGGAGGATGCTTTTTATCATTTTTAA